In Homo sapiens chromosome 11, GRCh38.p14 Primary Assembly, one DNA window encodes the following:
- the PCF11 gene encoding pre-mRNA cleavage complex 2 protein Pcf11 isoform 1 (isoform 1 is encoded by transcript variant 1), whose product MSEQTPAEAGAAGAREDACRDYQSSLEDLTFNSKPHINMLTILAEENLPFAKEIVSLIEAQTAKAPSSEKLPVMYLMDSIVKNVGREYLTAFTKNLVATFICVFEKVDENTRKSLFKLRSTWDEIFPLKKLYALDVRVNSLDPAWPIKPLPPNVNTSSIHVNPKFLNKSPEEPSTPGTVVSSPSISTPPIVPDIQKNLTQEQLIRQQLLAKQKQLLELQQKKLELELEQAKAQLAVSLSVQQETSNLGPGSAPSKLHVSQIPPMAVKAPHQVPVQSEKSRPGPSLQIQDLKGTNRDPRLNRISQHSHGKDQSHRKEFLMNTLNQSDTKTSKTIPSEKLNSSKQEKSKSGEKITKKELDQLDSKSKSKSKSPSPLKNKLSHTKDLKNQESESMRLSDMNKRDPRLKKHLQDKTDGKDDDVKEKRKTAEKKDKDEHMKSSEHRLAGSRNKIINGIVQKQDTITEESEKQGTKPGRSSTRKRSRSRSPKSRSPIIHSPKRRDRRSPKRRQRSMSPTSTPKAGKIRQSGAKQSHMEEFTPPSREDRNAKRSTKQDIRDPRRMKKTEEERPQETTNQHSTKSGTEPKENVENWQSSKSAKRWKSGWEENKSLQQVDEHSKPPHLRHRESWSSTKGILSPRAPKQQQHRLSVDANLQIPKELTLASKRELLQKTSERLASGEITQDDFLVVVHQIRQLFQYQEGKHRCNVRDSPTEENKGGLKKKPLLSDAELTYYEHKAKLKRTQVQHSFPRLDLLDPDIFDYPLTDALLSGIECEPSKSKHASRNSGAQFDRKEQFSERARRLSPISGSRTYAENLSPHEGRRRHDEQVSAKGVREEQRSPFNDRFPLKRPRYEDSDKPFVDSPASRFAGLDTNQRLTALAEDRPLFDGPSRPSVARDGPTKMIFEGPNKLSPRIDGPPTPASLRFDGSPGQMGGGGPLRFEGPQGQLGGGCPLRFEGPPGPVGTPLRFEGPIGQAGGGGFRFEGSPGLRFEGSPGGLRFEGPGGQPVGGLRFEGHRGQPVGGLRFEGPHGQPVGGLRFDNPRGQPVGGLRFEGGHGPSGAAIRFDGPHGQPGGGIRFEGPLLQQGVGMRFEGPHGQSVAGLRFEGQHNQLGGNLRFEGPHGQPGVGIRFEGPLVQQGGGMRFEGPSVPGGGLRIEGPLGQGGPRFEGCHALRFDGQPGQPSLLPRFDGLHGQPGPRFERTPGQPGPQRFDGPPGQQVQPRFDGVPQRFDGPQHQQASRFDIPLGLQGTRFDNHPSQRLESVSFNQTGPYNDPPGNAFNAPSQGLQFQRHEQIFDSPQGPNFNGPHGPGNQSFSNPLNRASGHYFDEKNLQSSQFGNFGNIPAPMTVGNIQASQQVLSGVAQPVAFGQGQQFLPVHPQNPGFVQNPSGALPKAYPDNHLSQVDVNELFSKLLKTGILKLSQTDSATTQVSEVTAQPPPEEEEDQNEDQDVPDLTNFTVEELKQRYDSVINRLYTGIQCYSCGMRFTTSQTDVYADHLDWHYRQNRTEKDVSRKVTHRRWYYSLTDWIEFEEIADLEERAKSQFFEKVHEEVVLKTQEAAKEKEFQSVPAGPAGAVESCEICQEQFEQYWDEEEEEWHLKNAIRVDGKIYHPSCYEDYQNTSSFDCTPSPSKTPVENPLNIMLNIVKNELQEPCDSPKVKEERIDTPPACTEESIATPSEIKTENDTVESV is encoded by the exons ATGTCAGAGCAGACGCCGGCCGAGGCCGGTGCTGCGGGGGCCCGGGAGGACGCCTGTCGGGATTATCAGTCATCGCTCGAAGACCTGACCTTCAATAGCAAGCCGCACATCAATATGCTGACCATTCTAGCCGAGGAGAACCTGCCCTTCGCCAAGGAGATCGTCTCTCTCATCGAGGCCCAAACCGCCAAG gCTCCTTCCTCAGAGAAGCTTCCTGTTATGTACCTTATGGATTCTATTGTGAAAAACGTTGGAAGAGAGTATCTcactgcctttactaaaaatctAGTTGcaacatttatttgtgtgtttgaaaAG GTGGATGAAAATACTAGGAAAAGTTTATTTAAGTTACGTTCTACATGGGATGAAATATTCCCTTTGAAGAAACTTTATGCCCTGGATGTCAGAGTCAATTCATTAGATCCTGCTTGGCCTATTAAACCTCTACCCCCCAATGTGAATACGTCTAGCATCCATGTGAatcctaaatttttaaataaatcg CCCGAGGAGCCTTCAACACCTGGTACAGTGGTCAGTTCCCCTAGCATCTCCACTCCTCCAATTGTTCCTGATATACAAAAGAATCTTACACAAGAACAACTAATAAGGCAGCAGTTACTGGCAAAGCAAAAACAGTTGTTAGAACTTCAGCAGAAAAAGCTGGAGCTTGAGCTAGAGCAAGCTAAGGCACAGTTG gcAGTTTCTCTTAGTGTTCAGCAGGAAACATCCAATTTAGGTCCTGGATCTGCACCATCCAAATTACATGTTTCACAGATTCCCCCTATGGCAGTTAAAGCTCCTCATCAGGTTCCTGTGCAATCTGAGAAAAGCCGTCCAGGACCATCCTTACAAATTCAGGATTTAAAAGGAACTAACCGGGATCCTCGTCTGAACAGGATAAGCCAACATTCTCATGGAAAAGATCAGAGTCACAGGAAAGAATTTCTAATGAACACATTAAACCAGTCTGATACTAAGACAAGTAAAACTATACCCTCTGAAAAACTAAATTCATCCaagcaagaaaaaagtaaatcagGTGAAAAAATAACCAAGAAAGAACTTGACCAATTAGATTCTAAATCGAAATCGAAATCGAAATCACCCTCacctttgaaaaacaaattatctcACACAAAAGACTTGAAAAATCAAGAATCGGAAAGTATGAGGTTGTCTGATATGAACAAGAGAGATCCAAGATTAAAAAAACATCTTCAGGATAAGACCGATGGCAAAGATGATGAtgtgaaagagaagagaaaaactgcagaaaaaaaggataaagatgAGCACATGAAGTCATCCGAACACAGACTGGCtggaagtagaaataaaatcataaatggcATTGTACAAAAACAGGATACAATAACAGAAGAGTCAGAAAAACAGGGGACAAAACCAGGGAGATCGAGTACTAGAAAGCGATCAAGATCTCGATCACCCAAGTCTAGGTCACCAATTATACATTCCCCAAAGAGAAGAGATAGGCGGTCACCCAAACGAAGGCAAAGAAGTATGTCTCCAACATCGACACCTAAAGCTGGAAAGATTCGCCAATCTGGAGCTAAGCAGTCACATATGGAAGAGTTTACACCACCTTCTAGGGAAGACAGAAATGCTAAGAGAAGTACTAAACAGGATATTCGGGATCCAAGGCGAATGAAAAAGACTGAAGAGGAGCGACCACAAGAAACTACAAATCAGCATTCTACAAAGTCAGGCACTGAACCAAAGGAGAATGTAGAAAACTGGCAAAGTTCCAAGTCTGCCAAAAGATGGAAATCTGgttgggaagaaaataaaag CTTACAACAGGTTGATGAACATAGTAAACCTCCTCATCTGAGGCATAGGGAGAGCTGGTCAAGCACTAAAGGAATTTTATCACCTCGAGCCCCAAAGCAGCAACAGCATCGATTAAGTGTAGATGCCAATCTTCAGATTCCTAAAGAGTTAACTCTTGCAAGCAAAAGAGAATTACTTCAAAAG ACGAGTGAACGTTTAGCATCTGGTGAAATTACACAGGATGACTTCCTTGTTGTTGTGCATCAAATTCGACAGCTATTTCAGTATCAAGAAGGTAAACATAGATGCAATGTACGGGATAGtcctacagaagaaaataaaggtggattaaaaaagaaacctCTCTTATCTGATGCTGAATTAACCTACTATGAACataaagcaaaactgaaaagGACACAGGTTCAGCATTCATTTCCAAGACTTGATCTCTTAGATCCTGATATTTTTGACTACCCTTTGACTGATGCCTTGTTGTCTGGAATAGAATGTGAGCCATCCAAAAGTAAACATGCAAGTAGGAATAGTGGAGCACAGTTTGACAGAAAAGAACAATTTAGTGAAAGAGCAAGACGTCTTTCTCCTATATCTGGGAGTCGTACTTATGCTGAGAATCTTTCACCCCATGAGGGCCGGAGAAGACATGACGAGCAAGTCTCTGCTAAAG gtgTGCGAGAAGAGCAGAGATCTCCATTCAATGATCGTTTTCCACTTAAGCGACCTCGATATGAAGATTCAGATAAACCATTTGTAGATAGTCCAGCATCAAGATTCGCCGGCCTGGATACAAATCAGCGACTTACAGCTTTAGCTGAAGACAGACCGTTATTTGATGGACCTAGTAGGCCATCAGTAGCAAGAGATGGCCCAACGAAGATGATTTTTGAAGGACCCAATAAATTAAGCCCTCGAATTGATGGACCTCCCACACCAGCTTCTCTTCGGTTTGATGGGTCACCAGGACAAATGGGGGGAGGAGGCCCTTTGAGATTTGAGGGGCCACAAGGTCAGCTAGGAGGTGGGTGTCCTTTGAGATTTGAAGGTCCTCCAGGACCAGTGGGGACACCTCTGCGGTTTGAGGGCCCAATTGGTCAAGCAGGAGGAGGTGGTTTTCGGTTTGAAGGTTCCCCTGGTCTGAGGTTTGAGGGATCTCCAGGTGGTTTGAGATTTGAGGGACCAGGAGGCCAGCCTGTGGGTGGTCTGAGGTTTGAGGGACATCGTGGTCAACCTGTGGGTGGTCTAAGGTTTGAGGGACCTCATGGTCAGCCTGTGGGTGGACTTAGATTTGATAATCCCCGAGGTCAGCCTGTAGGTGGACTTAGATTTGAGGGGGGTCATGGTCCATCAGGGGCTGCGATTAGGTTTGATGGACCTCATGGTCAGCCAGGAGGTGGAATCAGATTTGAGGGCCCTTTGCTACAGCAAGGGGTTGGAATGAGGTTTGAGGGCCCCCATGGTCAGTCAGTAGCTGGTCTGAGATTTGAGGGACAACATAATCAACTTGGTGGGAACCTTAGGTTTGAGGGTCCACATGGTCAGCCAGGGGTTGGTATCAGGTTTGAAGGCCCTTTAGTCCAACAAGGAGGTGGAATGAGGTTTGAGGGTCCTTCTGTACCAGGAGGTGGCCTGAGAATTGAAGGGCCTCTGGGTCAAGGTGGTCCAAGATTTGAAGGTTGTCATGCTTTAAGGTTTGATGGGCAGCCAGGTCAGCCGTCACTCTTGCCAAGATTTGATGGATTACATGGTCAGCCAGGTCCTAGATTTGAAAGGACTCCTGGTCAGCCAGGCCCTCAGAGGTTTGATGGACCACCTGGACAGCAGGTTCAACCCAGATTTGACGGTGTACCTCAAAGATTTGATGGTCCACAACATCAGCAAGCATCAAGGTTTGATATTCCTCTTGGTCTTCAAGGCACAAGATTTGACAATCATCCTTCACAAAGGCTTGAATCAGTATCTTTCAATCAGACTGGTCCATATAATGATCCACCTGGCAATGCTTTTAATGCCCCATCCCAAGGACTACAGTTCCAAAGACATGAACAAATATTTGATTCACCTCAAGGACCAAATTTTAATGGACCACATGGCCCTGGAAACCAGAGTTTCTCTAATCCACTTAACAGAGCTTCTGGACActattttgatgaaaaaaatcttcagagTTCTCAATTTGGAAACTTTGGCAATATACCTGCTCCAATGACAGTAGGAAATATTCAGGCATCTCAACAG GTTCTGAGTGGTGTTGCTCAGCCAGTAGCTTTTGGTCAAGGACAACAGTTTTTACCAGTTCATCCACAAAATCCTGGATTTGTTCAGAATCCTTCAG gAGCCCTCCCTAAGGCATATCCTGATAATCATCTCAGTCAGGTGGATGTAAATGAATtgttttcaaaattgctaaaaacaGGAATTCTCAAATTGTCCCAAACTGATTCAGCTACAACAC AAGTAAGTGAAGTAACTGCTCAGCCTCCCCCTGAAGAGGAGGAAGATCAAAATGAAGATCAAGATGTTCCAGATCTTACtaattttacagttgaagaattGAAACA acGTTATGACAGTGTTATAAATCGACTGTACACTGGTATTCAGTGTTACTCTTGTGGAATGAGGTTTACAACATCACAGACAGATGTTTATGCAGATCATTTGGACTGGCATTATCGGCAAAATAGAACTGAAAAGGATGTTAGCCGAAAAGTCACTCATAGACGTTGGTACTACAGTTTAACA GACTGGATAGAATTTGAGGAGATAGCTGATCTGGAAGAACGGGCAAAGAGCCAGTTTTTTGAAAAGGTGCATGAAGAAGTTGTGCTCAAAACTCAAGAGGCTGCTAAAGAAAAAGAGTTCCAAAGTGTACCTGCTGGACCAGCTGGAGCAGTTGAG AGTTGTGAAATCTGTCAAGAACAATTTGAACAATACTGggatgaagaagaggaggaatggCATTTGAAAAATGCTATTAGAGTAGATGGAAag atTTATCATCCATCATGTTATGAAGATTATCAAAAT ACATCTTCATTTGATTGTACACCATCTCCCAGCAAGACACCAGTTGAAAACCCCTTGAATATTATGTTGAACATTGTCAAAAACGAATTGCAGGAACCCTGTGACAGTCCCAAAGTTAAGGAAGAACGAATTGATACACCACCAGCTTGTACAGAGGAAAGCATAGCAACACCCtctgaaattaaaacagaaaatgacacAGTCGAGTcagtttaa